One Echinicola strongylocentroti DNA window includes the following coding sequences:
- the pdxA gene encoding 4-hydroxythreonine-4-phosphate dehydrogenase PdxA, with amino-acid sequence MERPIIAITMGDPAGIGPEIIVKSFRDGGLHAKCQPLVVGDAATIARMAKQLSAPLTVRAIQEVREASFDPQVIEVVDLDNVDADQLEMGKVSAMSGAAAFQSVKKTIELALSEEVDATVTSPINKESINLAGHHYAGHTEIYAEFTGTEKFAMLLVEQNLRVIHVTTHVPLRQACDLVKKDRVLDVIRLLHNACVQFGIEQPRIGVAGLNPHAGDGGLFGTEDEEEISPAVQMAQAEGYVAEGPVPPDTLFAKAVQGYYDGCVAMYHDQGHIPFKMVGFKWNNETKTMESVKGVNITLGLPIIRTSVDHGTAFEIAGQGIASEDALNLAIDYAIPMAQNRKKHDSSYSR; translated from the coding sequence ATGGAAAGACCAATTATAGCCATCACCATGGGGGATCCTGCGGGAATCGGTCCTGAGATTATCGTAAAGAGCTTTCGGGATGGAGGATTGCATGCCAAATGTCAGCCATTGGTGGTGGGCGATGCGGCGACCATTGCGAGGATGGCCAAGCAGTTAAGTGCTCCATTGACCGTGAGGGCGATTCAGGAGGTTCGGGAGGCCAGCTTTGACCCGCAAGTGATCGAGGTGGTGGACTTGGATAATGTGGATGCCGATCAGCTGGAGATGGGCAAAGTCAGTGCCATGTCTGGAGCAGCGGCTTTTCAATCGGTAAAAAAAACCATTGAACTGGCGTTAAGTGAAGAAGTTGATGCGACTGTCACCAGCCCCATTAACAAAGAATCGATTAATTTGGCCGGGCATCACTATGCCGGCCATACAGAGATATACGCAGAATTTACCGGTACGGAGAAATTTGCGATGTTGCTCGTGGAACAAAACCTTCGGGTAATCCATGTGACTACGCATGTGCCCTTGCGTCAAGCATGCGACTTGGTGAAAAAAGACCGGGTACTGGACGTAATCCGATTGCTTCACAATGCTTGTGTGCAATTTGGAATCGAGCAACCTCGCATAGGAGTGGCGGGACTCAATCCCCACGCCGGAGATGGAGGGTTGTTTGGCACAGAGGATGAAGAAGAAATCTCCCCTGCTGTGCAGATGGCACAAGCAGAGGGATATGTCGCCGAAGGGCCAGTTCCTCCGGATACCTTGTTTGCCAAGGCCGTACAGGGATATTATGATGGCTGTGTGGCCATGTATCACGACCAAGGACACATTCCTTTTAAGATGGTAGGCTTCAAATGGAACAATGAAACCAAGACCATGGAGAGCGTAAAAGGGGTAAACATCACCCTTGGATTACCGATTATCCGTACTTCTGTGGACCATGGTACTGCCTTCGAAATAGCCGGGCAGGGCATTGCTTCAGAAGATGCATTGAACTTAGCGATTGACTATGCCATTCCGATGGCACAAAACAGAAAGAAACATGATAGCAGTTATAGCCGATGA
- a CDS encoding iron-containing alcohol dehydrogenase, whose protein sequence is MRAITLLQPPKLVFGAGAFSRFVEDTIAAGRQRIWILVAQPLVDTLNGGVEEMRSAGLMVDVVVYEAGEPTFTLYEEFLQQVEKFGPDTVVGIGGGSVLDLAKLLAAMQDSTGQLSDFVGINLLKSRSTHMVCIPTTSGTGSEVSPNAILLDEGTLEKKGIISPFLVPDATYIDPALTIGLPPKITAETGIDALSHCIEAFTNKFSHPLVDDYALRGISLIGQHLHRAFEVPDDMDARSAVALGSMYGGLCLGPVNTAAVHALSYPLGGKYHVPHGLANAVLLPEVMAYNLPSNVQKHEQIALALGAERGTTSEETAKNGVEKVKELVKLCDIPQNLTKLGVQKEDVAELTGLAMKVTRLLKNNPREVTFADAEEIYCRLF, encoded by the coding sequence ATGAGGGCGATAACTTTATTACAACCCCCAAAACTAGTGTTTGGAGCCGGGGCCTTTTCCCGGTTTGTGGAAGATACTATAGCTGCTGGTCGGCAGCGGATATGGATTTTGGTGGCCCAGCCATTGGTGGACACCTTGAATGGAGGAGTGGAGGAAATGAGAAGTGCAGGATTAATGGTAGATGTAGTGGTTTACGAAGCTGGAGAACCTACATTTACCCTTTACGAGGAATTTTTACAGCAGGTAGAGAAATTTGGTCCGGATACTGTCGTGGGCATTGGTGGAGGCAGTGTCTTAGATCTGGCCAAACTTTTGGCAGCCATGCAGGACAGTACTGGGCAGTTATCCGATTTTGTTGGTATAAATTTGTTAAAGAGCAGAAGCACACATATGGTGTGTATTCCAACTACCTCAGGAACAGGGAGTGAAGTGTCTCCCAATGCGATCCTGCTAGATGAAGGCACCTTGGAGAAAAAAGGGATCATCAGTCCTTTTTTGGTACCAGATGCCACTTATATTGATCCGGCGCTCACTATTGGGCTTCCGCCAAAGATAACTGCGGAGACGGGGATAGACGCCTTGTCGCATTGCATTGAGGCATTTACCAACAAGTTTAGCCATCCACTAGTGGACGATTATGCCTTGAGGGGAATTAGCCTGATCGGCCAACATCTCCATCGGGCATTTGAAGTGCCCGATGACATGGATGCACGATCGGCAGTGGCACTTGGAAGCATGTACGGAGGGCTTTGCCTGGGGCCAGTGAACACCGCCGCGGTACATGCGCTATCTTACCCTCTTGGTGGAAAGTACCATGTGCCCCATGGACTGGCGAACGCGGTATTGCTCCCCGAGGTAATGGCTTATAACCTTCCTTCCAATGTGCAGAAGCACGAGCAGATAGCATTGGCACTGGGAGCAGAAAGGGGAACTACTTCGGAAGAAACGGCCAAAAATGGCGTGGAGAAAGTAAAGGAACTGGTGAAGCTATGTGACATACCACAAAACCTCACCAAACTGGGTGTCCAGAAGGAAGATGTAGCTGAGTTGACCGGCTTGGCCATGAAAGTGACGCGCCTGCTCAAAAACAATCCCAGAGAAGTAACCTTTGCCGATGCCGAGGAAATATATTGTCGCTTGTTTTAA
- a CDS encoding glycoside hydrolase family 78 protein: MKIVVSNSIIQLFCTIVSLLLSGGLLLSCNSGPKGTLLQVAKSTTELAVNPVNMEKMAPRFGWELVAGENGARQTAYQLVVSHSASDEEASVVWDSGKVSSDQSQLIPYEGGSLINGERYFWKVKVWNEEGIASDWSELAFFEMAPYELEKEAQWIGAITRAESGLPAGRNYHEPDMRREENKEKWQKVKPLAKQSIQLRKDFKTEKAIEKATVYISGLGHYELTLNGKKVGKSEFAPLWSDYDKTVYYNTYDVTEQLENGNNAIGVLLGNGMYNVSGDRYAKFLISFGPPTLFFHMKVTYADGQEQVISSDDSWKWSASPITFNCVFGGEDYDANLEQEGWNKPGFDEEGWMSVVLQEAPKGQLRPQQAAPVLIQKQYDIKATTEPEANTYVLDMGQNLAGFPSIKVKGKKGQQVKLVVGEHIKENGLVGQGRTGGPHYYEYTLKGDGEESWQPRFSFYGYQYIQVENVNLPGQEQQEGRPTITAIKSNFIYNDAHEKGTFESSNEIFNQTHWLINNAIKSNMQSVFTDCPHREKLGWLEETHLNGPGLFFNYDLTQLVPKVMQDMADAQRENGLVPNIAPEYVVFGGDFTDSPEWGVAAVVLPWMYYDYYGDSSLIREYYPMMKKYIDYLGTTAENHIVSHGLGDWYDYGEHAAGYSKNSPIALSATSHYYFGVKLLKKAALMLQRGEDYRQYSRLEEAVKEAFNKEFFDPETNQYGTGSQFSNAVPLFLDMVEAAKREAVLENLVKDIKAQGYRLTTGDVGNRYLYQTLARNGLNEVMYEMQNHYDTPGYGFQIQFGLTTLTEQWDPRKGNSWNHFMMGQIEEWFYRDLAGIQSDPDQPGFKHFFLKPQMVGDMTFVKATYESIYGTIGSEWKKKEGSVQFLFDIPANTSATVVLPMAKTAQVFINGSKAEHTNTVTKSEHPSHPAYTLGSGRYSIEVKI; the protein is encoded by the coding sequence ATGAAAATAGTTGTCAGCAACTCCATCATACAACTTTTTTGCACGATAGTGTCCCTATTGTTGTCAGGGGGCTTGCTGCTCAGCTGTAATTCTGGGCCAAAAGGCACCCTCCTTCAGGTAGCCAAATCCACCACAGAACTGGCCGTAAACCCTGTGAACATGGAGAAAATGGCTCCGCGATTTGGTTGGGAGCTCGTTGCGGGAGAAAACGGTGCACGGCAGACGGCCTATCAGTTGGTCGTGTCCCATTCAGCAAGTGATGAAGAAGCTTCCGTCGTTTGGGACAGCGGAAAAGTCAGCAGTGATCAGAGCCAATTGATCCCTTATGAAGGAGGTTCGCTGATCAACGGAGAGCGGTATTTTTGGAAGGTGAAAGTGTGGAATGAGGAAGGCATCGCATCGGATTGGAGTGAATTGGCCTTTTTCGAGATGGCACCCTATGAACTGGAAAAGGAAGCTCAGTGGATCGGCGCCATCACCCGTGCAGAAAGCGGATTGCCAGCTGGTAGAAATTACCATGAACCGGACATGCGCCGAGAGGAAAACAAGGAAAAATGGCAGAAGGTGAAGCCTTTGGCAAAGCAGAGCATCCAGCTTCGAAAGGACTTCAAAACCGAAAAAGCCATTGAAAAAGCCACGGTATATATCAGTGGACTTGGTCATTATGAGTTGACCCTCAATGGTAAAAAAGTGGGCAAAAGTGAATTTGCACCGTTGTGGTCAGATTATGATAAAACCGTCTATTATAATACCTACGATGTCACCGAGCAGCTCGAAAACGGTAACAATGCCATCGGCGTGCTGCTGGGCAATGGCATGTACAATGTTTCCGGCGACCGCTACGCCAAATTCCTGATCAGCTTCGGCCCGCCGACGCTTTTTTTCCACATGAAAGTAACTTATGCTGATGGTCAGGAGCAAGTGATTTCATCTGACGATTCCTGGAAGTGGTCAGCAAGTCCGATTACATTTAATTGTGTTTTTGGCGGAGAAGATTATGATGCCAACTTGGAGCAGGAAGGCTGGAACAAGCCCGGCTTTGATGAGGAAGGCTGGATGTCAGTGGTGCTTCAGGAAGCACCCAAAGGTCAATTACGTCCACAGCAGGCCGCTCCCGTGCTTATCCAAAAACAATACGACATCAAAGCAACCACCGAACCAGAAGCCAATACCTACGTGCTGGATATGGGGCAAAATTTGGCTGGCTTTCCTTCCATCAAAGTGAAAGGTAAAAAGGGACAGCAAGTCAAGCTGGTCGTCGGTGAGCATATCAAAGAGAATGGCTTGGTGGGCCAAGGCCGAACGGGAGGTCCGCATTACTATGAGTACACGCTCAAAGGCGATGGAGAGGAATCCTGGCAACCTAGATTTAGTTTTTACGGGTATCAATACATCCAGGTGGAAAATGTCAATTTGCCTGGTCAAGAGCAACAGGAAGGTCGCCCGACCATTACCGCAATCAAATCCAATTTCATCTATAATGATGCCCATGAAAAAGGCACCTTTGAGAGCTCCAATGAGATTTTTAACCAAACCCATTGGCTGATCAATAATGCTATCAAAAGCAATATGCAGAGTGTGTTTACCGACTGCCCGCACCGTGAGAAATTGGGATGGTTGGAAGAGACGCATTTGAATGGCCCTGGTTTGTTTTTCAATTATGACCTTACCCAATTGGTGCCCAAAGTCATGCAGGACATGGCAGATGCCCAGCGGGAAAATGGCTTGGTGCCAAATATCGCGCCGGAATATGTGGTCTTTGGCGGTGACTTTACCGATTCTCCCGAATGGGGAGTGGCTGCGGTGGTGCTGCCATGGATGTATTATGATTATTATGGGGACAGCTCCTTGATCCGCGAGTACTATCCCATGATGAAAAAGTACATCGACTACTTGGGCACAACAGCCGAAAACCACATTGTATCCCATGGATTGGGAGACTGGTACGACTACGGAGAGCATGCGGCAGGATACTCCAAAAACAGCCCGATCGCACTTTCGGCCACGTCCCATTATTACTTTGGAGTGAAATTATTGAAGAAAGCAGCACTCATGCTCCAGCGCGGAGAAGATTACCGCCAATATAGCCGACTGGAAGAAGCCGTCAAAGAGGCTTTTAACAAGGAATTCTTTGACCCCGAAACCAACCAATATGGCACAGGCAGCCAGTTTTCCAATGCAGTTCCTTTGTTCTTGGACATGGTAGAGGCTGCCAAGCGGGAAGCGGTACTGGAGAATTTGGTCAAGGACATCAAAGCCCAAGGTTACCGGCTGACGACAGGTGATGTGGGCAACCGGTATTTGTACCAGACGCTGGCAAGAAATGGGCTGAATGAGGTGATGTACGAAATGCAGAACCACTACGATACACCAGGTTATGGTTTTCAGATCCAATTTGGGCTGACGACATTGACCGAGCAGTGGGATCCCCGTAAGGGCAATAGCTGGAACCACTTTATGATGGGCCAGATCGAAGAATGGTTTTATCGGGATTTGGCAGGCATTCAGTCAGATCCAGACCAGCCAGGCTTTAAGCATTTCTTTCTGAAGCCACAGATGGTGGGCGATATGACCTTTGTGAAGGCCACTTATGAAAGTATTTACGGAACCATTGGTTCGGAATGGAAAAAGAAAGAGGGCAGCGTTCAATTCCTTTTTGACATTCCCGCCAATACAAGCGCTACCGTGGTACTTCCCATGGCCAAAACGGCGCAGGTTTTTATCAATGGAAGCAAGGCTGAACATACCAACACAGTTACCAAATCGGAACATCCCTCTCACCCTGCATATACCTTGGGTTCGGGAAGATATAGTATTGAGGTGAAGATATAG
- a CDS encoding four-carbon acid sugar kinase family protein: protein MIAVIADDITGAAEIAGVCLRWGIPVSFSLDASPASGAEVMVIATDTRSMAEAEALKETDRIASMLMDMGITWIFKKSDSVMRGHVSKELKVLAKRLHKEKMLLVPANPYTGRSISDGIYYVKGRPLNETSFKDDPTFPAFSANVKDLLREDELSVAYGRFSEEGDLQQGFNIPDSQTMQDLYTWASLMDNSVLPAGSAAFFEMCLKRNFPEWMRGQEPDPLSFVGNSLMIAGSSHQNSKDFVEKAVEKGVHLSEMPELLIEEEYNPAGTEAWVHDVGRGLLEGNRVIMAYGKKKASFKNYPAILKKRTAQAVARVIEEVPVRELLLEGGATTCAVIEELSLGALIPMQELSPGVVRLKAVDHDMVLTIKPGSYAWPEAVYRYFELEKPVV, encoded by the coding sequence ATGATAGCAGTTATAGCCGATGATATTACCGGGGCAGCCGAAATAGCCGGTGTATGCCTAAGATGGGGAATTCCCGTGTCGTTTTCCTTGGATGCCAGTCCTGCCAGTGGTGCCGAAGTGATGGTGATTGCCACAGACACCCGATCGATGGCAGAGGCAGAAGCCCTGAAGGAAACGGATCGCATAGCTTCCATGCTGATGGATATGGGCATTACGTGGATTTTTAAGAAGTCTGATTCTGTGATGCGCGGACATGTGTCCAAAGAGCTCAAAGTCTTGGCCAAGCGGCTCCACAAGGAAAAAATGCTGCTGGTACCAGCCAACCCTTACACGGGCAGGAGCATCAGTGATGGGATTTACTATGTGAAAGGACGACCACTGAACGAAACCAGTTTTAAGGATGATCCTACCTTTCCGGCATTTTCTGCGAATGTAAAAGACTTGTTGCGGGAAGATGAATTGTCCGTGGCATATGGTAGGTTTTCGGAAGAAGGAGACCTTCAGCAGGGCTTTAATATTCCAGACTCCCAGACCATGCAGGACCTATATACTTGGGCGAGCCTCATGGATAATAGCGTTTTGCCGGCAGGCAGTGCGGCCTTTTTTGAAATGTGCCTGAAGCGCAATTTCCCCGAATGGATGAGAGGTCAGGAGCCTGACCCACTTTCCTTTGTGGGCAATAGCCTTATGATCGCAGGAAGTAGCCACCAAAATAGCAAAGACTTCGTGGAGAAGGCGGTGGAAAAAGGCGTCCACCTGAGCGAGATGCCGGAGTTGCTGATAGAAGAGGAATACAATCCTGCCGGTACAGAGGCGTGGGTGCATGATGTAGGCCGAGGTCTCCTGGAAGGAAATCGGGTGATCATGGCATATGGCAAAAAGAAAGCAAGCTTTAAGAATTATCCGGCCATTCTCAAGAAACGTACTGCACAAGCAGTGGCCAGAGTGATCGAAGAAGTACCTGTAAGAGAACTGCTATTAGAGGGCGGGGCGACTACCTGTGCAGTGATCGAAGAACTTTCCCTTGGGGCACTGATTCCCATGCAAGAACTTAGCCCCGGAGTGGTGCGCCTAAAAGCCGTCGACCATGACATGGTGCTCACCATCAAACCGGGAAGCTATGCCTGGCCAGAGGCTGTATATAGATATTTTGAGTTGGAAAAGCCAGTGGTGTGA
- a CDS encoding sodium:solute symporter: MNASLHWIDYLLIVASILGTVYMGIYFSKRQKSSEDYFAGGGGIPSWAIGMSIFATLISSVTFLAYPSAAYKSNWILLVQGLMVPIVLVCMIWVIVPLFRRVIGLSTYEYFEKRFGFFARLYSSLAFVLTHFSKMGTVLYLVSLALSSMMDVNIFMVIGVLTFVIIVLTLLGGIEAVIWMDVIQGFLLIGGGLFCLGLLLWVPEGGPQRVMEEAINRNKIGFGPYDIDFTQLTFIVMVVNGIFYAIQKYGTDQTIVQRYLTARNDREAKKAAYMGVFLSVPVWALFMLIGSLLFVFYQISGSALPEGTTVDAVFPYFIMTELPPGVTGLVIAALAAAAVSSLDSDMNCLAAVGVEDYYKRFNPNCNTHQKLKVGRILVLIAGLAAALVAVLYVLWQGEGVLGAVFGLYAIFSAGIVGIFLLGLFSRRANKEGLYIGIVACVLFTAYALLTSTPMSFGGGEKTLLLDFGKFNFAQHKYMLGVYSHLIVLIVGYVASLFFKRPPADENLTIYGYFKQKKKMERVKEVV; encoded by the coding sequence ATGAACGCATCATTACATTGGATAGATTACCTGCTTATCGTCGCCTCGATTTTGGGGACGGTTTATATGGGGATCTATTTTTCCAAACGACAAAAGAGCAGCGAGGATTATTTTGCCGGAGGCGGGGGAATTCCTTCCTGGGCGATTGGCATGTCCATTTTTGCTACGCTTATCAGTAGTGTGACCTTCTTGGCCTATCCGAGTGCAGCGTATAAATCCAATTGGATATTGCTGGTGCAGGGACTGATGGTTCCCATTGTGCTGGTATGTATGATCTGGGTGATAGTACCGCTGTTCAGGAGGGTGATTGGTCTCAGCACTTACGAATACTTTGAAAAACGCTTTGGTTTCTTTGCGCGCTTGTACAGCTCTTTGGCCTTTGTGCTGACCCACTTTTCGAAGATGGGAACAGTGCTTTACCTGGTGAGCTTGGCACTGAGCAGCATGATGGATGTCAATATCTTTATGGTGATTGGGGTGTTGACCTTTGTGATCATCGTACTGACCCTGTTGGGAGGCATAGAAGCGGTGATCTGGATGGACGTGATCCAGGGATTTTTGTTGATTGGGGGCGGATTGTTTTGCTTGGGGCTGTTGCTTTGGGTGCCCGAAGGAGGTCCCCAGCGGGTCATGGAAGAAGCCATTAATAGGAATAAAATCGGCTTTGGGCCGTATGATATTGATTTTACGCAGCTCACCTTTATTGTGATGGTGGTGAATGGGATTTTTTATGCCATCCAAAAGTACGGTACCGATCAGACCATTGTACAGCGCTATTTGACGGCAAGAAATGACCGTGAAGCTAAGAAGGCGGCATATATGGGGGTATTTCTGAGCGTACCGGTGTGGGCGCTTTTTATGCTGATCGGCTCCTTGCTGTTTGTGTTTTACCAGATTTCAGGTTCAGCGCTTCCAGAAGGCACGACGGTGGATGCGGTATTTCCTTATTTCATCATGACCGAATTGCCCCCTGGCGTTACAGGTCTCGTGATAGCGGCGTTGGCGGCAGCGGCAGTTTCCAGCTTGGATTCTGACATGAACTGCCTAGCGGCCGTAGGGGTCGAAGATTACTACAAACGCTTCAATCCGAATTGTAATACCCATCAAAAGCTCAAGGTAGGGCGGATATTGGTGCTGATTGCTGGATTGGCAGCGGCTTTGGTGGCGGTGCTATATGTCCTTTGGCAGGGAGAGGGAGTACTCGGTGCTGTGTTTGGGCTCTATGCCATTTTCTCTGCCGGGATTGTAGGGATATTTCTTTTGGGACTCTTTAGCCGCAGGGCCAATAAGGAAGGGCTTTATATCGGGATAGTGGCCTGTGTTTTATTTACCGCCTACGCCTTGCTTACTTCCACTCCGATGAGTTTTGGCGGAGGTGAAAAGACGCTACTATTGGATTTTGGTAAGTTCAATTTTGCGCAGCACAAATACATGCTGGGTGTTTACAGCCATTTGATCGTCTTGATCGTGGGCTATGTGGCCAGTTTGTTCTTCAAGAGACCACCGGCAGACGAAAACCTCACGATTTACGGCTATTTCAAGCAAAAGAAGAAAATGGAAAGAGTGAAGGAGGTAGTCTGA
- a CDS encoding dihydrodipicolinate synthase family protein, producing MKKQYQGVVVPMVTPLTASREIDREAVAKMMEEFAKNDISPLVLGTTGESASFSEKESLEMIKATVASKAPHQQVYAGVVSNLVEEQHRRGSQYLEQGVDAIVATLPAYYVLSDDQMKLHFEGLADHLKGPLLMYNIKATTQMSIPLSVVEEMSHHPHIWGLKDSERDISRMHAAIDHYQKRADFSFFCGWGAQSANSLRTGADGIVPSTGNIVPEMYKSLYTAAKEGDEEGAVHYQELTDEVAKIYQGGRSLGASLAALKVLLQQKGWCQAYLKPPLTELSKSEEEKVLSDWQTMMEQVK from the coding sequence ATGAAAAAACAATATCAAGGCGTGGTGGTGCCGATGGTGACGCCACTGACAGCGAGTAGAGAGATTGACCGAGAGGCGGTGGCCAAGATGATGGAGGAGTTTGCCAAAAATGACATCTCGCCTTTAGTACTTGGAACTACCGGAGAGTCGGCTTCTTTTTCGGAGAAGGAAAGTCTCGAAATGATCAAAGCAACCGTGGCCTCCAAAGCGCCCCATCAGCAGGTGTACGCAGGAGTAGTAAGCAACCTGGTGGAAGAGCAGCACCGCAGAGGGAGCCAGTACTTGGAGCAGGGAGTAGATGCGATCGTGGCGACCTTACCGGCTTATTATGTCCTGTCTGATGACCAGATGAAGCTGCATTTTGAAGGGCTTGCAGACCATCTTAAGGGACCACTGCTGATGTACAATATCAAGGCAACTACGCAAATGTCCATTCCCCTATCTGTAGTGGAGGAAATGAGTCATCATCCACACATTTGGGGACTGAAGGACTCCGAAAGGGACATTTCCAGGATGCATGCGGCGATCGACCACTACCAGAAAAGGGCAGATTTTTCCTTTTTCTGCGGATGGGGAGCCCAGTCGGCCAACAGTCTCAGGACAGGGGCAGATGGTATTGTGCCAAGTACGGGCAATATTGTTCCTGAAATGTACAAATCCTTATATACTGCCGCAAAGGAAGGTGATGAAGAAGGGGCGGTACATTATCAGGAATTGACCGATGAGGTGGCCAAAATCTACCAAGGAGGAAGAAGCCTCGGTGCGTCTCTCGCAGCCCTAAAGGTGCTTCTGCAGCAGAAAGGATGGTGCCAAGCGTATCTGAAACCGCCGCTGACCGAACTGAGCAAAAGCGAAGAGGAAAAGGTGCTGAGCGATTGGCAAACGATGATGGAGCAGGTGAAGTGA